A single window of uncultured Methanospirillum sp. DNA harbors:
- a CDS encoding energy-coupling factor ABC transporter permease gives MHIMEGFLPWQWCLVWWIIAIPFLVLGVIQLRSMIKKDRDNLPLLGVCGAFIFILSALKLPSVTGSCSHPTGTGLSTMCFGVFITSIIGAIVLLFQSLFLAHGGLSTMGANMVSMAIGGPIAGYALYRILKDTSVNIYVTVFIVSAVADLVTYIITSLELALAYPAAAGGVAASFGAFFAIFAVTQIPLSIVEGCVLALVFKYIVSLKPDILIRLNVFSEEQIAQAQKQDATSVQTGV, from the coding sequence CGTTCCTTGTCCTCGGAGTTATTCAACTGCGTTCAATGATCAAAAAAGACAGGGACAATCTCCCGCTCCTTGGCGTATGCGGAGCATTCATCTTCATACTCTCTGCCCTCAAACTCCCGTCGGTTACCGGCAGTTGCTCACATCCGACCGGAACCGGACTCTCGACCATGTGTTTCGGGGTCTTCATCACCTCGATCATTGGTGCGATCGTGCTGCTATTCCAGTCACTCTTTCTTGCTCACGGTGGCCTGTCCACGATGGGAGCAAACATGGTCTCAATGGCCATCGGTGGTCCCATTGCCGGATATGCCCTGTACAGGATTCTAAAAGACACATCAGTCAATATCTACGTCACGGTCTTCATTGTATCAGCAGTTGCCGATCTGGTGACATATATCATCACTTCACTGGAACTTGCCCTTGCATACCCAGCAGCAGCCGGTGGGGTTGCTGCTTCATTCGGAGCATTCTTTGCAATCTTTGCAGTAACACAGATACCTCTCTCAATCGTTGAAGGCTGCGTCCTTGCCCTGGTCTTTAAGTATATCGTATCGCTGAAACCCGATATTCTGATCAGACTAAATGTCTTCTCTGAGGAACAGATTGCACAGGCACAGAAACAGGATGCCACCTCAGTCCAGACCGGAGTGTAA
- a CDS encoding tetratricopeptide repeat protein, with translation MISPLASADEGYTQGWLGAPDWVLDRTDTSILPDFYYPRNISGTDIEIPTVSSSIAKGNTLLAGGSFLDAKRQFEEAIRLNSRSFDAWLGMGYALEGSKRYQSAVDSYKTAISLSGGKESAWAAYAGLGRVSLALGQYEAAEQAFQTAIRMGEETGYADTDQMQSLYDNLTKARQKMGNEFGTVFARNSEDTIT, from the coding sequence ATGATTTCTCCTTTAGCATCAGCAGATGAGGGATATACTCAGGGGTGGCTCGGTGCCCCGGACTGGGTGCTTGACCGTACCGATACCAGTATTCTCCCTGATTTCTATTATCCCCGGAACATATCTGGAACTGATATCGAGATCCCGACTGTTTCGTCATCGATAGCCAAAGGTAATACCCTTCTTGCAGGTGGGTCGTTCCTTGATGCAAAACGACAGTTTGAAGAGGCAATCCGGTTGAATTCCCGATCATTTGATGCCTGGCTTGGTATGGGGTATGCACTTGAGGGATCCAAGCGGTACCAGTCAGCAGTTGACTCGTACAAGACCGCGATCTCCTTGTCTGGCGGTAAGGAATCTGCCTGGGCGGCATATGCAGGGCTGGGCAGGGTCTCATTAGCACTGGGGCAGTACGAGGCGGCTGAACAGGCGTTTCAGACAGCTATCAGGATGGGAGAAGAGACGGGATATGCAGATACAGATCAGATGCAGAGTCTCTATGACAACCTTACCAAAGCGAGACAGAAAATGGGAAACGAATTTGGGACTGTTTTTGCCCGTAACTCGGAAGACACAATCACTTGA
- a CDS encoding PAS domain S-box protein: MVLLQALVRVFIFILIAAVITILSQMNKEGQEQLQKKEALFRGVFDTMPSGSAIYGVTAAGASDADYLIKDINSTALGYEQREKSDVIGRTLTDDHLVIHDSNLVPRLLETQKSTRPVSYQAEVRRGDGTVGYYDTCLFRLPIGEVVSIYTDVTDKRLMEEELKASEEKFRLAMEATSDGLWDWNMLTGVVYFSPAFASILDEDHIEPVYESWESRIHPADKERTLASLNEHISGKTSHWRIETRLKRSDESWKWVMDRGSVVAWDETGRPARMIGSIVDISEQKRIEEVIRIERDRAEQYLNIAEVMIVALSHDGTVVLINRKGAEMLGGSVDDIIGQDWFDSFVPPDMRESVRETFISLMDGADEMYSSSENEIITRGGKRILISWVNTIIKTPVGQIIGTLSSGEDLTMRKELEKETTSLLD, translated from the coding sequence ATGGTTTTACTGCAGGCATTGGTCAGGGTATTCATCTTTATTCTGATAGCCGCCGTTATCACCATCCTCTCCCAGATGAATAAAGAGGGTCAGGAGCAACTGCAGAAGAAAGAAGCACTTTTCCGTGGTGTCTTTGATACCATGCCGAGTGGTTCTGCCATCTATGGGGTTACCGCAGCAGGAGCGAGTGATGCCGATTATTTGATAAAAGATATCAACAGCACGGCTCTTGGGTACGAACAGAGAGAGAAGTCAGATGTTATCGGACGAACACTAACTGATGATCATTTGGTTATTCATGACAGTAATCTGGTTCCACGGCTTTTGGAAACGCAAAAAAGCACCAGACCGGTCTCCTATCAGGCAGAGGTGAGGAGAGGTGATGGAACAGTCGGATATTATGACACATGTTTATTCAGGCTTCCCATCGGGGAGGTCGTCTCGATTTATACCGATGTCACCGATAAGAGACTGATGGAGGAGGAACTCAAAGCAAGCGAAGAGAAGTTCAGACTTGCCATGGAGGCGACCTCTGATGGGTTATGGGACTGGAACATGCTGACCGGGGTGGTGTATTTCAGCCCTGCATTTGCCAGTATTCTCGATGAGGATCATATCGAACCAGTCTATGAGTCCTGGGAGTCACGAATACACCCGGCAGATAAAGAGAGAACGCTCGCTTCCCTGAATGAGCACATATCTGGAAAGACCAGTCACTGGAGGATTGAGACCCGGCTGAAGAGATCAGATGAGTCATGGAAGTGGGTAATGGATCGTGGTTCGGTCGTTGCATGGGATGAAACCGGAAGACCGGCCAGGATGATCGGAAGCATTGTTGACATCTCTGAGCAGAAACGGATCGAAGAGGTCATCAGGATCGAGAGAGACCGGGCTGAACAGTACCTCAACATTGCAGAAGTCATGATCGTGGCCCTCTCCCATGATGGAACCGTCGTGCTCATAAACCGGAAAGGAGCAGAGATGCTTGGGGGATCTGTCGATGATATCATCGGACAGGACTGGTTTGATTCATTTGTTCCCCCTGATATGAGAGAATCCGTTCGTGAAACCTTCATTTCCCTCATGGATGGGGCTGATGAGATGTACTCATCCTCAGAGAATGAGATAATCACCCGTGGAGGAAAGCGGATCCTGATCTCATGGGTGAATACAATTATTAAGACCCCTGTCGGTCAGATCATCGGTACCCTCTCATCAGGTGAAGATTTGACCATGAGAAAAGAACTGGAGAAGGAGACGACAAGTCTGCTTGATTAG
- a CDS encoding cobalt transport protein CbiN, with product MITNYKLEIITLIVVLGFIAVFLSVSSGGEHEFSGSDDVGSEMISELTGNPVESYKPLIPQYEPPSGEIEATLFALQCAFGALVLGIIFGYWLGQRKNSPIT from the coding sequence ATGATCACGAACTATAAACTTGAAATCATCACCCTCATCGTTGTTCTTGGATTCATCGCGGTGTTTCTCTCGGTAAGTTCAGGCGGAGAGCATGAGTTCAGCGGATCAGATGATGTCGGATCAGAGATGATCTCTGAACTGACCGGAAATCCGGTAGAATCATACAAACCGCTGATTCCGCAGTACGAACCACCATCTGGAGAGATTGAGGCAACCCTCTTCGCACTTCAGTGTGCCTTTGGAGCACTGGTTCTCGGCATCATCTTCGGGTACTGGCTCGGTCAGAGAAAAAATTCACCAATCACCTGA
- a CDS encoding 4Fe-4S binding protein produces MVVSFIPQQVGLAYALIAIPVIIYLYRSGRFTAPVQMILLVLSTLFGFLVFAPVAPYQFQQVLLGEVRQLGMPLSAVLFFLILFIAVTILAGRVYCSSVCPIGAIQELLSKAPVPKLSLPYKRAVLGVHLIIGGIFAGYALLLSTCLFKCMGIRSFFFLDLSSEWFWLFAVLMALGLFVYRPFCRFICPYGLILTAGSYLSLYRLSRTDACIECGKCEQVCPTQEAFRNSTKSECFLCGRCTTVCPVSGALVYANHRKSEEYR; encoded by the coding sequence ATGGTCGTCTCCTTTATTCCACAGCAGGTCGGGCTGGCATACGCCCTTATTGCAATTCCGGTCATCATCTATCTGTACCGATCAGGGAGATTCACCGCTCCGGTGCAGATGATCCTCCTCGTCCTCTCTACCCTCTTCGGGTTCCTCGTTTTCGCCCCGGTCGCCCCTTACCAGTTTCAACAGGTCCTTCTCGGGGAAGTCCGTCAGCTTGGAATGCCTCTTTCAGCGGTACTGTTCTTCCTCATCCTGTTCATCGCGGTCACAATTCTTGCAGGAAGGGTATACTGCAGTAGTGTCTGCCCCATCGGAGCAATCCAGGAGTTATTGTCAAAGGCCCCGGTTCCTAAACTCTCTCTCCCCTACAAGCGGGCAGTACTGGGTGTTCATCTGATCATCGGCGGAATATTTGCCGGGTATGCCCTGCTCCTTTCAACATGCCTGTTCAAATGCATGGGAATACGATCATTCTTCTTCCTTGATCTCTCTTCTGAATGGTTCTGGTTGTTTGCAGTACTGATGGCTCTCGGACTCTTCGTGTACCGCCCGTTCTGCAGATTTATCTGTCCTTACGGCCTGATTCTCACCGCAGGATCATACCTCTCACTCTACAGACTAAGCCGGACCGATGCCTGCATTGAATGCGGGAAATGCGAACAGGTATGTCCTACCCAGGAGGCATTCAGGAACAGTACCAAGTCTGAATGCTTTCTCTGCGGCCGGTGTACAACGGTGTGCCCGGTGTCCGGAGCACTTGTGTATGCAAATCACCGCAAGAGTGAGGAATATCGATAG
- a CDS encoding Mrp/NBP35 family ATP-binding protein translates to MTNASPEPTQSSEKQEVDDHSPASHPASAHKAPEKATIDVRHVILILSGKGGVGKSTVAVNLAYALAARGKQTGLLDLDIHGPNIPKMLRLEEHQLQGDGEMLVPVRMTGTLQVISMAFLLQKKSDPVVWRGAIKMGVIRQFLSEVRWGSLDYLIVDLPPGTGDEALTIAQIAPNIRGAVIVTTPQDVATLDSTKAITFAEMLEMPVLGVIENMSGLSCPHCHGTIDLFGSGGGERIAQEHQVPFLGKIPLDIKMREAGDAGHPFIGKKQDSPTWKAIDEVMDRLMAEIEKPT, encoded by the coding sequence ATGACCAATGCCTCACCTGAACCAACACAGTCTTCTGAAAAACAGGAAGTTGATGATCATTCTCCAGCCTCCCACCCGGCTTCTGCTCATAAAGCCCCTGAAAAAGCGACAATTGATGTCAGACATGTAATCCTCATCCTATCAGGAAAAGGTGGGGTTGGTAAATCTACCGTTGCAGTCAACCTTGCATATGCTCTGGCTGCCCGTGGAAAACAGACCGGACTTTTGGATCTTGATATTCACGGTCCGAATATTCCCAAAATGCTGAGACTTGAAGAGCATCAGCTCCAGGGTGACGGGGAGATGCTTGTCCCGGTCAGGATGACCGGAACTCTTCAGGTCATCTCAATGGCCTTTTTGCTGCAGAAAAAATCTGATCCCGTTGTCTGGCGGGGAGCTATCAAGATGGGGGTTATCAGGCAGTTCCTGTCTGAGGTAAGGTGGGGAAGTCTTGATTACCTGATCGTGGATCTCCCGCCTGGTACCGGGGACGAGGCTCTTACGATTGCACAGATTGCTCCGAACATCAGGGGAGCTGTGATTGTGACAACACCACAGGATGTTGCAACCCTGGACTCAACAAAAGCGATCACCTTTGCTGAGATGCTTGAGATGCCGGTCCTTGGAGTTATCGAGAATATGAGCGGACTTTCTTGTCCTCACTGCCATGGCACCATCGATCTCTTTGGAAGCGGGGGAGGCGAGCGGATTGCACAGGAGCATCAGGTACCGTTCCTTGGGAAGATACCCCTTGATATCAAGATGAGAGAAGCCGGGGATGCAGGCCATCCGTTTATCGGGAAGAAACAGGATTCACCAACCTGGAAAGCCATTGACGAGGTTATGGACCGGCTGATGGCAGAGATTGAAAAACCAACATAA
- a CDS encoding FHA domain-containing protein: protein MNDISSDNSHDRTILSGSDPEFIAELSEYLDVLASPVRLQMLSFMGTRPRTVRQVAHEISTSYENTKKHLTRLLSLGLIRKEIGVSDDPSNHGQPVFYYSLIPGGLDQATRNLALFTSVSGSGLSGLSDRIETAKKGLIDIMPGKGPSLSLTNGPDSGRRYELKSEMYRIGRSEEGEEVLVTEPVIILGDEYRSVSRASRPHAWLRKKSGVWTIEDGNSKGGTYVNGKPVPHEPVPLTNEDLIELSPGSLGASFLYLSGKP from the coding sequence GTGAATGACATATCATCTGATAATTCTCATGACCGGACGATCCTTTCAGGATCAGACCCTGAGTTCATCGCTGAACTCTCAGAATACCTCGATGTCCTGGCAAGTCCGGTCAGACTTCAGATGTTGTCATTTATGGGAACCAGACCCAGGACAGTCAGACAGGTTGCCCATGAGATCTCCACCAGTTACGAAAATACAAAGAAACATCTGACCCGGCTTCTCTCCCTTGGTCTGATACGAAAAGAGATCGGTGTCTCTGATGATCCATCAAACCATGGACAGCCGGTCTTCTACTACTCTCTCATCCCGGGAGGCCTGGATCAGGCAACCCGCAACCTTGCTCTCTTCACCTCGGTTTCAGGTTCAGGGTTGTCAGGATTATCAGATCGAATCGAGACCGCAAAGAAGGGGCTCATAGATATAATGCCTGGAAAAGGCCCTTCACTCTCACTGACCAACGGGCCTGATAGCGGACGCAGATATGAGTTGAAGAGCGAGATGTACCGGATTGGCAGGAGTGAGGAAGGAGAGGAGGTTCTCGTCACCGAGCCGGTTATCATCCTTGGAGATGAGTATAGATCCGTAAGCCGGGCGTCCCGGCCCCATGCATGGCTGCGCAAGAAGTCTGGTGTGTGGACCATCGAGGATGGGAACAGCAAAGGGGGAACATACGTGAACGGAAAGCCTGTCCCACATGAGCCGGTCCCCCTCACTAATGAAGACCTGATCGAACTCTCACCAGGATCACTGGGAGCAAGCTTCCTGTACCTGTCCGGAAAACCCTGA
- a CDS encoding HAMP domain-containing sensor histidine kinase, with protein MPVQNDEFCQCLVVKSKGFSLAIFIAFAIILEFIVHYTLQISIVYTHLFYLIIIIAAIWFQRKAVLIAIFFGLLHIGVTYLVLGYISADSVFRACILCMIAYIVGSLVRCLNEYREEEVLEKEELKKTQDAYQTANKKLNILSSITRHDILNQLTALLGYQEIAREMCSDASLLEIMKKEQHAADAIRRQIEFTRHYQDIGIRSPVWHNISEVVQKIRSTFQYESISIDIAGISSPPIEIYADPLFPLICENLIDNSIRHGEHVTKILFSSEQTGFELILIYQDNGVGISPDEKAKIFNRGFGKHTGMGLFLTQEILAITDLSIRETGEQGKGVRFEIFVPAGSFRFVNSEKNPTTIPDQG; from the coding sequence ATGCCGGTGCAGAACGATGAATTCTGTCAGTGTTTAGTGGTAAAATCCAAAGGATTTTCCCTGGCAATTTTCATAGCATTCGCTATTATTCTGGAGTTTATTGTTCACTATACACTACAGATCTCTATCGTCTATACTCACCTCTTTTATCTCATAATTATCATTGCAGCCATCTGGTTCCAGCGAAAGGCAGTATTGATAGCGATATTTTTCGGACTTCTTCACATTGGCGTTACGTATCTCGTTCTGGGATATATATCAGCGGATTCAGTCTTCAGGGCGTGTATCCTCTGTATGATAGCGTATATCGTAGGATCACTTGTCAGATGCCTGAATGAATATAGGGAAGAGGAAGTTCTTGAGAAAGAAGAACTGAAAAAGACACAGGATGCGTATCAGACCGCAAACAAGAAACTGAATATCCTCTCAAGCATTACGAGACATGATATTTTAAACCAGTTAACAGCTCTTCTCGGATATCAGGAGATTGCCAGAGAGATGTGCAGTGATGCATCTCTTCTGGAAATTATGAAGAAAGAACAGCATGCAGCAGATGCTATCAGACGACAGATAGAGTTCACACGACATTATCAGGATATTGGAATTCGATCACCAGTCTGGCATAATATCAGTGAAGTCGTACAAAAGATCAGATCTACCTTTCAATACGAGAGCATTTCTATCGATATTGCCGGTATTTCATCACCTCCGATAGAGATCTATGCAGATCCCCTTTTCCCGCTTATCTGTGAGAATCTGATTGATAACTCGATCAGGCATGGTGAACATGTAACAAAGATTCTCTTCTCATCTGAACAGACCGGATTTGAGCTCATCCTTATCTACCAGGACAATGGAGTCGGGATCTCCCCAGATGAGAAAGCGAAAATATTCAACCGTGGATTCGGTAAACACACAGGAATGGGTCTGTTTCTCACTCAGGAGATCCTGGCGATTACCGATCTTTCAATACGAGAGACTGGTGAGCAGGGAAAAGGGGTCAGGTTTGAGATATTCGTGCCTGCAGGCTCATTCCGGTTTGTGAACAGTGAAAAGAACCCAACAACAATCCCTGATCAAGGATGA
- a CDS encoding serine/threonine-protein kinase, with protein MKTTIFPADPELHRRTGVKSLILQVLSLLLAGSYLVLILLLVSAPDRRYGGMGGPMGGVNAGMGGSTVSLPLIYLLFFLLIIVHLASLYRSRLHWHLIMAVGLGMIISSTLTLGLFFFVRQYSNLLQSVYPVPSLVSISLILSFLLGVYGVTEPVRKRHLMEPDKKDGSGSSFPLPADRYRNVRLLTEGGIGMIWYAERISDDLPVVVKVPRRDDEQTGMSFMQEISVWKDLEHPHIAQVLSTNILPVPYIEIEYLPATLADLEKPLPVPQALQIITSLVSALIYAHDRGVAHCDIKPSNILLTQDNVPRLTDWGLARSGSSRWSVSGFSPRYAAPEQNLPNPGCGYGTDIWQIGMVFTELLTGRAEFPLGSEPVFLQREGAEILPVLQRCLASDPHDRYRSAKALMEDLNAILSRS; from the coding sequence ATGAAGACAACAATTTTTCCTGCAGACCCTGAACTGCACCGGAGAACAGGGGTGAAGAGCCTGATTCTTCAGGTCCTCAGCCTCCTGCTTGCAGGATCATATCTGGTTTTGATCCTCCTCCTTGTCTCAGCACCGGATCGCCGGTATGGCGGGATGGGTGGTCCTATGGGTGGAGTGAATGCAGGCATGGGCGGTTCGACGGTATCACTACCTCTCATTTACCTCCTCTTCTTCCTGCTGATTATCGTTCATCTGGCATCCCTGTACCGGTCCCGTCTTCACTGGCATCTGATCATGGCGGTTGGGCTCGGTATGATCATCTCCTCGACCTTGACGCTCGGTCTTTTCTTCTTTGTCCGTCAGTATTCAAACCTACTACAATCAGTCTATCCGGTCCCCTCACTTGTTTCCATCTCTTTGATACTCTCGTTTCTTCTGGGAGTCTATGGAGTCACAGAACCGGTCAGGAAACGGCATTTGATGGAACCGGATAAGAAAGACGGATCCGGCTCATCCTTTCCCCTTCCGGCAGACCGGTACCGCAATGTCAGACTCCTCACCGAAGGGGGTATTGGAATGATATGGTATGCAGAGCGGATCAGTGATGATCTTCCTGTAGTTGTCAAGGTCCCTCGAAGAGATGATGAACAGACTGGAATGTCATTTATGCAGGAGATCAGTGTATGGAAAGATCTTGAGCACCCCCATATTGCTCAAGTGCTCTCAACAAACATCCTCCCGGTCCCGTATATTGAGATCGAGTACCTTCCTGCAACACTGGCAGATCTAGAAAAGCCGCTACCGGTCCCGCAGGCTCTGCAGATCATCACAAGCCTGGTGTCAGCCCTTATCTATGCCCATGACCGGGGTGTGGCCCATTGTGACATCAAACCATCCAATATCCTTCTCACGCAGGACAATGTCCCAAGACTGACTGACTGGGGGCTTGCCAGGTCAGGCTCATCCAGGTGGTCAGTATCAGGTTTTTCTCCGCGGTATGCAGCACCAGAACAGAATCTGCCCAATCCCGGTTGTGGATACGGAACAGACATCTGGCAGATTGGGATGGTCTTTACAGAGCTTCTGACCGGCAGGGCAGAGTTCCCTTTAGGATCTGAACCGGTGTTTTTGCAGCGGGAAGGTGCTGAAATTCTTCCGGTTCTGCAGAGATGCCTTGCATCAGATCCGCATGACCGGTATCGCTCAGCAAAGGCACTCATGGAAGATCTGAATGCCATATTATCCCGCTCGTAA
- the modD gene encoding ModD protein produces MIYFTESDIDRLIEDDVPAGDMTTILLGLSGKKGSITLTARNEMIACCTEEAERLYKKVGLDVRYVVPSGTSLQPDDTLIEAIGDARAIHLIWRTGGAMIEFASGIAGRTRELVRSVQAENPSASVAGTRKHPPFVKKMALKALLAGGGVPHRTGLSDTILIFREHLLFTGGYAELPGVVKSVRQKQKERKIVVEAHSIEEALVVVNSGADAIQLDKIPLDRFAESAGQCRAINPKICVIAAGSVNGTNAGAYAKAGADVLVTSWMYYAQPADIKAEIVPITDS; encoded by the coding sequence ATGATATATTTTACTGAAAGTGACATTGATCGACTGATTGAGGACGATGTTCCGGCAGGGGATATGACAACGATATTGTTGGGCCTGTCCGGGAAGAAGGGTTCAATTACGCTTACTGCCAGAAACGAGATGATTGCCTGCTGCACCGAAGAAGCAGAACGTCTGTACAAAAAAGTCGGGCTTGATGTCAGGTATGTCGTTCCTTCGGGGACGAGCCTGCAACCCGACGACACACTGATTGAGGCTATAGGCGATGCAAGAGCCATCCATCTGATCTGGCGGACCGGGGGTGCCATGATTGAATTTGCGTCAGGTATTGCCGGGCGTACACGAGAACTGGTCAGATCTGTTCAGGCTGAAAATCCGTCAGCTTCAGTTGCCGGGACACGGAAACACCCGCCATTTGTAAAAAAAATGGCATTAAAAGCACTACTTGCAGGTGGCGGAGTGCCGCACCGCACCGGTCTTTCTGATACCATCCTTATCTTCCGTGAACATCTATTGTTTACCGGTGGGTATGCTGAGTTGCCCGGAGTGGTGAAATCGGTCAGACAGAAGCAGAAAGAGAGAAAAATTGTTGTCGAAGCCCATAGCATCGAGGAAGCGCTTGTGGTCGTCAACTCCGGGGCTGATGCTATTCAACTGGATAAGATCCCCCTGGACCGATTTGCTGAATCTGCTGGTCAGTGTCGTGCCATCAATCCGAAGATCTGCGTAATCGCGGCAGGCTCCGTGAACGGTACCAATGCGGGAGCGTACGCAAAAGCCGGTGCCGATGTGCTCGTGACATCGTGGATGTATTATGCCCAGCCTGCTGATATCAAAGCTGAGATCGTTCCTATAACGGATTCCTGA